Proteins from a genomic interval of Mesobacillus sp. S13:
- a CDS encoding sigma-G-dependent sporulation-specific acid-soluble spore protein CsgA, protein MEKTQAYLREIISNYTETYPLSKKIYNRLEQGDYPSEGDFVKDLTAEEIEFLNKILPDAIEYARNEVDEERAQQLNEVYELLY, encoded by the coding sequence ATGGAAAAAACACAGGCTTATTTACGCGAAATCATATCCAACTATACAGAGACCTATCCACTTAGCAAAAAAATTTACAATCGATTAGAACAAGGCGATTACCCGTCTGAAGGTGACTTTGTCAAAGACCTAACCGCAGAAGAAATCGAATTTTTGAATAAAATTCTCCCTGATGCAATTGAATATGCCAGAAACGAAGTCGATGAAGAACGCGCACAGCAATTAAATGAAGTTTACGAATTACTCTATTGA